A genomic region of Cannabis sativa cultivar Pink pepper isolate KNU-18-1 chromosome 1, ASM2916894v1, whole genome shotgun sequence contains the following coding sequences:
- the LOC115704941 gene encoding LOB domain-containing protein 15 codes for MSRERERFDEIGKKIKREYSASSSSSTSTDAGGGHNHHHQQQQQQMGRRHMLGPPGTLNTITPCAACKLLRRRCAQECPFSPYFSPHEPHKFASVHKVFGASNVSKMLMEVPENQRADAANSLVYEANVRLRDPVYGCMGAISALQQQVQSLQAELNAVRAEILRNKYRDHQPNNNNNNHNNNNNNITPNSTTSSSSLHHHLQQHLALLSSSSSNNNSHGAAVSVAALPPVGAIPQPPPQQPPPLSQISTVQSLPIATTTTSSSSSMYTQITTADQDYNTISSENVPFFG; via the exons ATGTCCAGAGAAAG GGAGAGAtttgatgaaataggaaagaaGATAAAGAGAGAATATtcagcatcatcatcatcatcaacatcaACAGATGCAGGGGGAGGccataatcatcatcatcaacaacaacagcaacaaatGGGAAGAAGACACATGTTGGGTCCTCCAGGAACCCTAAACACCATTACTCCATGCGCCGCCTGTAAGCTCTTGAGACGAAGATGTGCCCAAGAGTGTCCTTTCTCTCCTTACTTCTCTCCCCATGAACCCCACAAGTTTGCTTCCGTCCACAAAGTCTTTGGAGCCAGCAACGTCTCAAAGATGCTTATG GAGGTGCCGGAGAATCAAAGAGCAGATGCAGCAAATAGCCTTGTTTATGAAGCTAACGTGAGACTAAGAGATCCGGTATACGGATGCATGGGTGCAATTTCGGCTTTGCAACAACAAGTTCAATCTTTACAAGCTGAGCTTAATGCGGTCAGGGCTGAGATACTTAGAAACAAATATAGAGATCATcaacctaataataataataacaatcataataataataataataatataactccTAATTCtactacttcttcttcttctcttcatcatcatcttcaacaACATCTTGCTTTgctatcttcttcttcttctaataaTAATTCTCATGGGGCGGCTGTTTCGGTTGCTGCTCTACCGCCGGTGGGAGCCATACCACAACCACCACCACAACAACCGCCTCCACTGTCTCAAATATCCACAGTACAATCTCTTCCTATTGCTACTACTACTACTTCCTCCTCCTCTTCTATGTACACGCAAATTACTACGGCTGATCAGGATTATAACACTATTTCAAGTGAAAATGTTCCCTTTTttggttaa
- the LOC133035673 gene encoding uncharacterized mitochondrial protein AtMg00810-like — protein sequence METNLKLSKDKGNLLPDPTNFRSLIDKLIYLTSTRPDISYAVNHLSEILFSPWVPHLHDAHRILQHLKTTPGQGLYFPSSTTPSVSAYAETSLSPSTIQISFFLDVDSRTCRDTRRSIFDYCLFFGRSLVSWKSKKQQAVSHSSTEVEYRAMGNATSELTWILTLLKDFGINHSTPAL from the coding sequence ATGGAAACCAACTTAAAGCTAAGCAAAGACAAAGGGAACCTTCTCCCAGATCCCACGAATTTTAGAAGCCTCATTGACAAATTAATATACTTAACAAGTACACGACCGGACATCTCCTATGCGGTCAATCATCTCAGCGAAATTTTATTTTCTCCTTGGGTTCCACATCTTCATGATGCACATCGCATTTTACAACACTTAAAAACAACCCCTGGACAAGGCCTATACTTCCCATCAAGCACAACACCATCTGTCTCAGCTTATGCTGAAACAAGTCTATCCCCGTCCACTATCCAGATCTCCTTTTTTTTGGATGTTGATTCGAGGACTTGTCGAGACACAAGGAGATCAATTTTTGATTATTGCCTATTCTTTGGCAGATCCCTTGTGTCATGGAAATCAAAAAAACAACAAGCTGTATCCCATTCATCTACTGAAGTAGAATATCGAGCCATGGGAAATGCTACTTCTGAACTCACTTGGATCCTCACTCTCCTCAAAGACTTTGGCATCAATCATTCTACTCCAGCACTGTAG
- the LOC133035674 gene encoding uncharacterized protein LOC133035674, whose protein sequence is MSDLSDSQQLGSGGRAFDGESDQERDSFLPTDISEMEAAEIELGPMSSVEIEKMVRELTEPGAIDIRDSESTVSARDYLIRTRQAPDIEVEEVEEGWTTPVRESGGEEEEAEGSGTDSVDDSQLNEPFSCEDLVSRVVKSDFTTFVRLNLLRLAFQSPKPSQRAHLPFTNPAIIPTEDVVISIPILRCGVTVPFHPFVAAILRRYDVSPFQLTPNSYRTVLAFYAMYMEYAHRAPSVEEFSYFYDIKSVGLHNGFFCFSKWATSEINGVEGMVSNMGDWKSKWFYVFKVPGIRTDFNRRPNRPARPTLNAHKKGVAEILGSLPVQDRDWRLLCTTAKLREHKLIPENASLQREPVYKEPSERQQERIDKRLSKQTPRETSDMTFLKSAPVLKIKQKGGTRHLHRRRTEEEERCDDFARLHSSKKLAKTARDKGKKVVIDSPVRPRDFPAMRGKITGRDSL, encoded by the exons atgagcgatctatcggataGCCAGCAGCTCGGATCAGGAGGTCGCGCCTTTGACGGGGAATCGGACCAGGAGAGGgacagttttctccctacggacatctccgaaatggaggccgcggagatagagttaggtccTATGTCTTCTGTGGAGATCGAGAAGATGGTACGGGAGCTTACCGAACCTGGGGCAATCGATATCCGGGATAGCGAATCCACAGTGTCAGCTCGCGACTACCTCATCCGTACGAGGCAGGCTcctgacatcgaggtcgaggaggtggaggagggatGGACTACTCCAGTCCGCGAGTCAggtggggaagaagaggaagcggaAGGGAGCGGGACGGACTCGGTTGACGACTCCCAACTGAACGAGCCTTTCTCATGCGAAGACCTAGTCTCGAGAGTCGTCAAATCTGACTTCACCACTTTTGTGAGGTTAAATCTGTTGCGGCTTGCGTTTCAAAGTCCCAAACCCTCTCAGAGAGCGCATCTTCCGTtcaccaaccctgcgatcatcccCACGGAGGACGTGgtcatctcaatacccattcttcgatgtggTGTAACCGTCCCATTTCATCCTTTCGTCGCAGCCATTCTTAGACGCTATGACGTATCGCCTTTTCAGCTAacacccaacagttatcgcactgttctagccttctatgcgatgtacatggagtacgcccatagagctccgtcagtagaggaatttagttatttttatgacataaagagcgtgggccttcataacggcttcttttgctttagtaaatgggcgacttctgaaatcaacGGGGTTGAGGGGATGGTTTCGAATATGGGTGATTGGAAGTCAAAATGGTTCTATGtttttaaggttcctgggatcagaaccgactttaatcgcagaccca atagaccagctcgaccaacGCTTAACGCTCATAAAAAGGGGGTAGCTGAAATTCTCGGgagtcttccggtacaagatcgcgactggcgattgctgtgtacgactgccaaattgcgagaacacaaactgatccctgagaacgcgagtcttcaacgggagccaGTATATAAAGAACCATCTGAGAGACAGCAGGAGCGGATAGATAAACGGCTTTCCAAACAAACTCCTCGAGAAACTTCAG ACATGACTTTCctgaagtctgcccctgtcctgaagatcaagcaAAAGGGTGGGACACGGCATCTTCACCGCCGTCGCacggaagaggaagagcgatgtgatgaCTTCGCTCGGCTGCATTCCTCCAAGAAGTTGGCCAAGACCGCTCGGGATAAGGGGAAGAAGGTTGTCATTGATTCTCCGGTTCGTCCTCGCGACTTCCCGGCTATGCGGGGAAAAATTACTGGCCGAGATTCCTTATGA